In Eupeodes corollae chromosome 3, idEupCoro1.1, whole genome shotgun sequence, a single genomic region encodes these proteins:
- the LOC129948771 gene encoding solute carrier organic anion transporter family member 1A5, with the protein MESDNRGSRYQTFGVNANNISSDSIDCGITKLGWCRGAKCQEFASLKWFVIILSIAGLLQGAVISYFRISAKQVAIAYGYDSLIVEWLLVSNGLFQAVCALLFAHMAHKYHPISWLGGFTMIQGVICVVAIIPAILTDQSEMIVPSKTEDALCTSTLPPIELSALTLDPDQSRLGTLVLLFVLQFFIGMGTLAFFVIGITYIDDNSQSIDSPAAIGAALCASITGIQVGYFITMVVTVISASWWLGWAILGPLVFVLGILLGLFPRRLVKTVVHHTAQRIIEETGQREFGSRMSAFVDDTGYWASLKRLTRNKLLLCNTLSLTFILGGVLNYFDQSEKYISSRFFIPFSEENGLMDEWNLMFVSYFLMPPVAGIAVLVSGLVISKLKLSARAITAKNIIFGIFLVGIFASMIYVRCDVGPIAGFSKGKLAQPYCSKQCICSPNTFLPVCPENSTVTYFSPCYAGCERQSFINQIALYEGCTCGMDTETGWTQMRATAGACNRNNCNRMWILFQVSSISMASLLATTVVGKFLISLRSVLPQDKALALALKVLFVGLFAFVPGKLGYDFISSKTCIYWSQNYSQCLLRETPLHGDILNISTASLILLGVLLDILVFIFAKNLNVYNCKVTDPDYNPVPTNDVATLSVPSSPLYSPVPNEVLQTQPLRQLRPAPKPFVFRSPSNATESSVDTTNQPSSVNGITYAKVAFPQRSISPTSENENLDFRMLPVRSDVPQHHVSQQDLRAQLGTLKSFSPDKGNKSAMSKSQSGINDIRPKSPETDF; encoded by the exons atGGAAAGTGACAATCGAGGTTCGAGATACCAAACTTTTGGTGTAAACGCAAATAATATTTCAAGTG ATTCAATTGACTGTGGTATTACAAAATTGGGCTGGTGTCGTGGTGCAAAGTGCCAAGAATTTGCTTCATTGAAATGGTTTGTTATCATTTTGTCCATAGCTGGGTTGCTTCAAGGGGCTGTGATATCTTATTTTCGGATATCAGCCAAACAAGTAGCGATCGCATATGGATATGACTCATTAATCGTTG AATGGCTCCTAGTCAGCAATGGTCTATTCCAAGCAGTTTGTGCACTTCTATTTGCTCACATGGCACACAAATATCATccgataagctggttaggaggaTTCACTATGATTCAAGGTGTGATCTGTGTAGTGGCAATTATTCCAGCCATTCTAACCGA CCAATCTGAGATGATCGTTCCTTCAAAAACTGAAGATGCTCTCTGCACTTCTACCCTACCTCCCATTGAATTAAGTGCACTCACTTTAGATCCAGATCAAAGTCGATTAGGTACCCTGGTACTCTTATTTGTTCTGCAATTCTTCATTGGAATGGGTACCTTGGCGTTTTTCGTCATTGGAATAACCTACATCGATGATAATTCCCAATCGATTGATAGTCCAGCAGCAATAGGAGCTGCCTTATGTGCAAGCATTACTGGAATCCAAGttggttattttataacaatGGTTGTGACAGTTATTTCTGCCAGCTGGTGGTTGGGTTGGGCTATTTTGGGGCCATTGGTGTTTGTGCTCGGCATTCTACTTGGACTCTTTCCACGTCGCTTGGTGAAGACAGTTGTGCATCATACTGCACAACGTATCATCGAAGAAACTGGTCAGAGAGAATTCGGAAGTCGAATGTCGGCGTTTGTCGATGATACTGGATATTGGGCGTCACTGAAGCGATTGACACGAAACAAATTGCTCCTATGCAATACCCTTAGCTTGACTTTCATTCTCGGAGGAGTTCTCAACTATTTCGATCAGTCGGAGAAATATATATCGTCGAGGTTCTTCATTCCGTTTAGTGAAGAAAACGGTCTTATGGACGAGTGGAACTTGATGTTCGTTTCGTATTTTTTGATGCCTCCAGTCGCTGGAATCGCAGTATTAGTTTCAGGATTAGTTATTTCTAAGCTGAAGCTATCAGCTAG agcAATAACAGCGAAGAACATTATCTTTGGAATCTTCTTAGTTGGAATCTTTGCTTCGATGATTTATGTAAGATGCGATGTAGGACCGATTGCTGGCTTCTCAAAGGGCAAACTTGCACAGCCATATTGTTCGAAGCAGTGTATCTGCTCACCAAACACCTTTTTACCAGTTTGTCCAGAAAACAGCACCGTCACTTATTTCTCGCCATGTTATGCTGGATGTGAGAGGCAgtcttttataaatcaaattgcA CTGTATGAAGGCTGCACATGTGGAATGGACACAGAAACAGGTTGGACCCAGATGAGAGCTACAGCTGGAGCTTGTAATCGCAATAACTGCAATCGAATGTGGATTCTATTTCAAGTTTCCAGCATAAGTATGGCATCACTGTTGGCCACAACTGTTGTTggaaaatttcttataagtttaagaAGTGTTTTGCCACAGGACAAGGCATTGGCATTGGCACTGAAAGTGCTCTTTGTGGGACTGTTTGCATTTGTTCCCGGAAAATTGGgatatgattttatttcaa gtaaaacttgtatttattggTCTCAAAACTACTCCCAGTGTTTGCTTCGAGAAACCCCTTTGCACGGAGACATCCTCAACATATCAACCGCTAGTCTTATTTTACTCGGCGTTCTCCTTGACATCCTTGTATTCATCtttgccaaaaatttaaacgtCTACAATTGCAAAGTCACTGATCCTGATTATAACCCCGTCCCGACCAATGATGTCGCAACCTTAAGTGTACCTTCTTCACCATTGTATTCCCCAGTTCCAAATGAAGTTCTTCAAACACAGCCCTTAAGACAACTTCGACCAGCACCAAAACCATTTGTTTTTCGATCTCCAAGTAATGCCACAGAATCATCGGTAGATACAACAAATCAACCATCATCGGTGAATGGCATTACCTATGCCAAGGTAGCATTTCCACAGAGAAGCATATCACCAACAAGTGAGAATGAAAACTTAGACTTTAGAATGCTACCGGTGCGTAGTGATGTTCCACAACATCATGTATCCCAACAGGACTTGAGAGCTCAGTTAGGAACTTTGAAATCATTCAGTCCGGATAAGGGAAACAAGTCCGCAATGAGTAAATCGCAATCGGGAATAAATGACATTCGACCTAAGAGTCCCGAAACTGATTTTTAG